The Candidatus Liberimonas magnetica sequence TTTATTCTCATGAATTCCCGCTTACTAAATGCGGGAATGATTCGCCTTAGGCGAATCACTTTAACTCTACAGTTGCTCCTATATCCGTAAGCTTTTTCTTGAGCTCTTCAGCTTGTGCTTTCGGGACATTTTCCTTAACGGGTTTTGGAGCTCCGTCAACCAAATCCTTTGCTTCTTTTAAGCCCAGGCCTGTGATTTCTCTGACTACTTTAATGACCGGTATCTTGTTAGCTCCGGCACTTGCCAAAACAACCGTGAAATCGGTTTTTTCTTCGGCAACAGCGGCACCTGCCGCTGCACCAACTACCGGCATTGCTGCCATAGCCATAGGAGCAGAAGCTTTGACTCCGAATTTTTCTTCAAGAGCCTTTACCAGCTCTGAAAGTTCCAACACCGACATCGAAGCAATTGATTCGATTAATGCATCTTTTCCATTTCCACTCATTTCATCCTCCGTATTAGCGTATAGCGTTCAGCGTTTAGCGTATAGAAATTCAACGTCTTTGACTTTGTTTTTCCTATCCGCTCTACGCTATCCGCTCTACGCTATAATTATTTATTTTCCTCTTTCTGTTTTTTTATTTGGTCTAACACATTTACTAAATTAAGAATAACTCCGTTTAAAGCATTAACAAGCCCTGAAATAGGCGACTGGATCGTACCGATCACCTGAGCAAGCAAAGCAAGCCTGGAAGGAAGATTAGCCAGAGATTTTATTTGTTCAGGAGTAAGTATCTTATTGCCCAGCATACCTGCTTTTAACTTCAGGTTTTTGTGGTCTTTACTGAAATTAACTAATACTTTTGTTGCCTCTACCGGGTCACCTCTCTCTATTGCTATGGCTGTAGGGCCAATAAATAAATTAGAGAATTCTTCTAACCCCAGGTCTTTTAAGGCTTTCTTGGTCAGAGTATTTTTAACTACTTTATAATCGCATTTAGCCGGCCTTAGCTTATTTCTTAGTTCATTGATTTCAAGCACATTTAGCCCCTGATACTCAGTTAAGACTATTCCGTTATTGTTCTTGAATTTTTCGCCAAGGTCCTTAACTAAAATTTCTTTTTCCTTCCGTGCCATATATATCACGCTCCCTTAAAGACAATGCAAATTTAAAATTGCAAAATTAAAAATTAAGGTTATTTTTTATTAATAAAAGCATTTTTCTTAACTTTTCATTTTGCAATTTGCAATAAATTATCAACAAAAAAATGCTTCTCCCGATAAGAGAAGCAAATAATAAATTATTTATTCTTCTTCTGTCTCGGTAAGACGATAATATTGCAAATTTGCAATTTCTCGATTAAGCTGTTACGCTCTTACTGTCTTTGACTCTGTATATATTTTTGTACTAGAATTCCAGATTCCAGCCGATATTTAAAGCTGTTTGCCCTATAAAAGAGCCTTCCAAAACCAGAGATTCTTTGCTGTACACTTTTATCCTGGTACCTAAAAACAAACCAACATTATCTTTAACGCCGGTCGTTTTTCCCAATGTCGTGTTATCTTGAAGTGTTGAATAAATCCTAAAAACTTTCAAACCGCCGTATGGTTCAAATTTCTTGTACTTCTTGCTCATCAATATCGCTATCTGTATTTCCGTCAAACTCAATGTATCGGATATAAGCACAGGGTTGGCGCCTCCTGCACTGAACGAATCCAATTTATACGAGCTGTAGTTCACTCCAAAATCAAAAGCCAGAGCTGAAGTTACTATAGTATCCGGAAATAGATTTGAATGGATGCCAAATCCTGCTATCCAGCCTAGGTCCCGTCCGGTAAGGTTGTTCTTGACCGTAACCGATGGTATATCAAGGTCATAGGACCCTACACCTATCTTAACCCAGTAATACAGGCTGTCTTGTGGGTTAACTATCAACTTCAAGGCCAGAGAATTGCTTTTTCCTTTACTTTCAAGGTCATTGTTAACATCGCTAAAATAGCTGTTCCCGTTAACTTTTATTTCATCCCTGTTACTTATCCGGAAATTCATTTTTTCTTCCGAATTTGAATAGAACAGGTTAATAGAACCTTTCCCTTTTTCGATCTGAGATGCCGGAAATATTATCTCCGAACCATAAATCAAAGAACAAGTGTTACATAAAAAAAATGAAATAAACAGCAGCCTTATTATTTTCATTTTATCCCCTATTTTCAGTTTTTAGAATGCCTGGCAGCGACCTACTCTCACGAAACCCTGCGGTATCAATACCATCGGCCCTGGCAGTCTTAACTTCCGTGTTCGGAATGGGAACGGGTGTTGCCCTGCCGGAATAACCACCAAGCAATCAAAAAACTGAAATATTATGATACTTCATCAGGGATAAGGTGTAAGGGGTAGGGTGTAAGAAAAGAATCTTACTTACCCCTTGCACCTTTTCACTCATCCCTAATATATTTTATACACAACTTAATAGTGGGTTAAACCTAAGTAATCACTGAGCCACAACTTTCTTTAAATGACATTAAAAAATATGGCCAAGCCAATCGGTCTATTAGTACGGGTTGGCTGCAGATATCGCTATCCTTCCACCTCCCGCCTATCAAACCAGTAGTCTTCTGGAGACCTATTGGGAAACCTAATCTTGGGGTTTGCTTCACTCTTAGATGCTTTCAGAGTTTATCAATACCGAACTTGGCTACCCGGCCATGCCCTTGGCAGGACAACCGGCACACCAGAGGTTCGTCCATCCCGGTCCTCTCGTACTAAGGACAGCTCCCCTCAAGTTTCCTAACGCCCACGGTAGATAGAGACCGTACTGTCTCACGACGTACTGAACCCAGCTCACGTACCCCTTTAATTGGCGAACAGCCAAACCCTTGGGACCTGCTACAGCCCCAGGATGGGATGAGCCGACATCGAGGTGCCAAACTTCATCGTCGATATGGACTCTTGGATGAAATAAGCCTGTTATCCCCGGGGTAGCTTTTATCCGTTGAGCGACGGCAATTCCACACAACACCGCCGGATCACTAGTTCCTGCTTTCACACCTGATCGACTTGTCAGTCTTACAGTCGAGCACCCTTATGCACTTGCGCTCTCGAGGCCATTTCTATTGGCCCTGAAGGTGCCTTTGAACGCCTCCGTTACTTTTTGGGAGGCAACCGCCCCAGTTAAACTGCCCGCCTAACTCTGTCTTTCCAGCCGGTATAGGCATGGAAGTTAGAATCACAAAATCAGAAGGGTGGTATTTCAACGTCCCCTCCATCCCGGCCAAAACCGAGACTTCAAAGGGTCCCACCTATCCTACGCATCAAATTCCGTAAGTCAAAGTTAAGTTACAGTAAAGCTCCACGGGGTCTTTTCGTCTAACCGCGGGAAATCCGCGTCTTCACGGATACCACAATTTCGCCGAGTCTCTCGTTGAGACAGCGCTCTCTTTGTTACGCCATTCGTGCAGGTCGGAACTTACCCGACAAGGAATTTCGCTACCTTAGGACCGTTATAGTTACGGCCGCCGTTTACTGGGGCTTGAGTTCGAGGCTTTGCCTGCCTTGCGGCAGACTAACTTCTCCCCTTGACCTTCCAGCACCGGGCAGGCGTCAGACCCTATACATCATCTTACGATTTAAGCAGAGTCCTGTGTTTTTGTTAAACAGTCACGAGAGCCCATTCACTGCGACTCCGACAAGCCTTGCGGCCATCGGAGTACCCCTTCTTCCGAAGTTACGGGGCAATTTTGCCTAGTTCCTAAACGAGAGTTAACTCGCGCGCCTTAGGATTTTCACCCCACCCACGTGTGTCCGATTACGGTACGGATACTCTTAGCACAGGCCATCAGGTTTTTCTTGGCTCACCATACAGTTAGTTCCCTCGCATTGCTGCGAAGTCCAGCTTCTGCCTTGCGGCAGCTTCTACCTACACTTCCAATCGTAGGATAACCTCCTAATAAGCGTCAC is a genomic window containing:
- the rplL gene encoding 50S ribosomal protein L7/L12, with translation MSGNGKDALIESIASMSVLELSELVKALEEKFGVKASAPMAMAAMPVVGAAAGAAVAEEKTDFTVVLASAGANKIPVIKVVREITGLGLKEAKDLVDGAPKPVKENVPKAQAEELKKKLTDIGATVELK
- the rplJ gene encoding 50S ribosomal protein L10, whose translation is MARKEKEILVKDLGEKFKNNNGIVLTEYQGLNVLEINELRNKLRPAKCDYKVVKNTLTKKALKDLGLEEFSNLFIGPTAIAIERGDPVEATKVLVNFSKDHKNLKLKAGMLGNKILTPEQIKSLANLPSRLALLAQVIGTIQSPISGLVNALNGVILNLVNVLDQIKKQKEENK